The following proteins are encoded in a genomic region of Microcoleus sp. FACHB-68:
- a CDS encoding filamentous hemagglutinin N-terminal domain-containing protein yields MTNQRICCDKSIYFLRYFSYYLLLTYLGLSAQVKAQIVPDATLPVNSTVTPQGNTSVIEGGTSAGTNLFHSFREFSISTNGTALFNNSLNIQNIFSRVTGSSISNINGLIKANGTANLFLINPNGIIFGPNASLNIGGSFLASTASHVNFADGTQFSALTPQTPLLTVSVPVGLQMGSDPGKIVVQGPGNNLSQDPETRALRRENRPAGLQVQDKTLALVGGEIELIGGNLTTGGGHVELGSVAENSTVRLTSTDTGWAFGYSEVGEFRDIALKAAASLDASSDGGGEIQLQGRSIFLTEGSAIVALTLRNQPGGDVTLRASENVELSGSNPLSFPSAVIAEVFPSATENAGTLTVETAQLALLDGAFLSSSTRGQGDGGNLTVRATESVSLSGLNASGRGSGLFAEVNSEATGNSGDLTIETGQLTLLDGAVISATTRGQGDAGNLTIRATESVTLSGLDGSEDPSNVQTGPGQEAIGNSGDLIVETGRLTLLDGAFISATTEGQGDAGNLTIRATESVTMSGLDGSGGSSILQAGVDSEAIGNSGDLILETGRLTLMDGAAISATTEGQGDAGDLIIRATESVTMSGLDGSGDASRLGAGVDSEATGNSGTLTVETGRLTLLDGAFISATTEGQGDAGSLTIRATESVTLSGLDGSGFPSNVQTGPGPEGIGNSGDLTIETGRLTLMDGAFISATTEGQGDAGSLIVRATESVTLSGLDGSGGSSILQAGVGPNPEATGNSGDLIVETGRLTLLDGAVISSSTEAQGNAGNVTVRATESVTLSGLNGSGNGSQFETLVDSEATGNGGNLTVETGRLILSDGAVITSETIGSGNAGDLTIIAGQLTISDGSQISVSGQGEFSPGTLTVMADTILLDNQASLVAETGSGSQGDINVSTNLLILRRNSSITTNATGTAIGGNITLDTDVIAALENSDISANSEQSQGGTVTIDAQSIFGTEFREQASDATSDITATGADSSLSGTVSINTPEVDPTSGLLKLPEAPVDATRLIASTCQQDKEQSEFTVTGRGGLPPNPYEAIADEATWIDLRPALGQFSNRGESDNSSLTAAPNKVASTLNPQLTEAQGWIINSKGQVELIAQVPATTPQNPRFIPQQCHDQ; encoded by the coding sequence ATGACCAATCAACGAATATGTTGTGACAAATCAATTTATTTTCTCAGATATTTTAGTTATTATCTCCTATTGACTTATTTGGGTTTATCTGCCCAAGTAAAAGCGCAAATTGTCCCGGATGCAACGTTGCCGGTGAATTCTACCGTTACCCCACAAGGGAATACCAGTGTTATTGAAGGCGGAACGAGTGCCGGCACAAATTTATTTCATAGCTTTCGAGAATTTTCAATTTCAACCAACGGTACGGCTTTATTTAACAATTCTCTCAATATTCAGAATATTTTTAGTCGAGTTACGGGAAGCTCAATTTCTAATATTAATGGATTAATAAAAGCCAATGGCACCGCCAATTTATTTCTAATTAATCCCAACGGAATTATATTTGGCCCGAATGCTTCCTTAAATATTGGGGGATCATTTTTAGCAAGTACCGCGAGTCATGTAAATTTTGCCGATGGCACACAATTTAGTGCGCTCACTCCTCAAACTCCATTACTAACGGTGAGTGTGCCGGTGGGTTTGCAGATGGGGTCAGATCCCGGCAAAATCGTTGTGCAAGGGCCAGGAAATAACCTGAGCCAAGATCCAGAAACACGGGCATTACGACGGGAAAATAGACCGGCTGGCTTACAGGTTCAGGATAAAACCTTAGCGCTGGTCGGCGGTGAAATCGAGCTAATTGGGGGAAATCTCACCACAGGCGGGGGTCACGTTGAACTCGGCAGTGTAGCGGAGAACAGCACAGTTCGTTTGACTTCGACAGACACGGGTTGGGCGTTTGGATATTCAGAAGTCGGGGAGTTCCGAGATATTGCCTTAAAAGCAGCCGCCTCTTTAGATGCTAGCAGCGACGGTGGGGGCGAGATCCAACTGCAAGGAAGATCAATCTTCCTAACCGAAGGTTCAGCGATCGTGGCGTTGACGTTGAGAAACCAACCTGGGGGAGATGTGACTTTACGCGCCTCGGAAAACGTGGAATTAAGCGGTTCTAATCCATTAAGTTTTCCGAGTGCTGTAATAGCAGAAGTCTTTCCGAGTGCCACGGAAAATGCCGGCACTCTCACCGTAGAAACAGCCCAGTTAGCGCTCTTGGATGGAGCCTTTCTTTCCTCTTCCACTCGCGGTCAAGGCGATGGAGGGAACCTGACAGTTCGCGCGACTGAATCGGTGAGTTTAAGTGGGTTAAATGCGTCTGGGAGGGGAAGTGGTTTGTTTGCTGAAGTCAATTCAGAAGCCACCGGCAATTCAGGCGATCTCACCATAGAAACAGGCCAGTTAACCCTCTTGGATGGAGCCGTTATCTCCGCCACAACCCGTGGTCAAGGCGATGCCGGCAACCTAACGATTCGCGCCACAGAATCAGTAACCTTGAGTGGGTTAGATGGCTCAGAAGATCCCAGCAATGTGCAGACCGGCCCTGGGCAAGAAGCCATCGGCAATTCAGGCGATCTCATCGTAGAAACAGGCCGGTTAACGCTCTTGGATGGAGCCTTCATCTCCGCCACAACTGAAGGTCAAGGTGATGCGGGTAACCTAACGATTCGCGCCACAGAATCAGTGACCATGAGCGGGTTAGATGGCTCAGGAGGTTCCAGCATTTTGCAGGCTGGAGTCGATTCAGAAGCCATCGGCAATTCAGGCGATCTCATCCTAGAAACAGGCCGATTAACCCTCATGGATGGGGCCGCCATCTCTGCCACAACAGAAGGTCAAGGCGATGCAGGTGATCTAATAATTCGCGCCACAGAATCAGTGACCATGAGCGGGTTAGATGGCTCAGGAGATGCCAGCAGGTTGGGGGCTGGAGTCGATTCAGAAGCCACCGGCAATTCAGGCACGCTCACCGTAGAAACAGGCCGGTTAACACTCTTGGATGGGGCTTTCATCTCCGCCACAACTGAAGGTCAAGGTGATGCCGGCAGCCTAACGATTCGTGCAACAGAATCAGTGACCTTGAGCGGGTTAGATGGCTCTGGCTTTCCCAGCAATGTGCAGACCGGCCCTGGGCCAGAAGGCATCGGCAATTCAGGCGATCTCACCATAGAAACAGGCCGATTAACCCTCATGGATGGAGCCTTCATCTCCGCCACAACTGAAGGTCAAGGTGATGCCGGCAGCCTGATAGTTCGCGCCACAGAATCAGTAACCTTGAGCGGGTTAGATGGCTCTGGAGGTTCCAGCATTTTGCAGGCTGGAGTCGGGCCAAATCCAGAAGCCACCGGCAATTCAGGCGATCTCATCGTAGAAACAGGCCGGTTAACCCTCTTGGATGGAGCCGTCATTTCCTCTTCAACTGAAGCTCAAGGCAATGCCGGCAATGTGACGGTTCGAGCCACTGAATCAGTAACTTTGAGCGGGTTAAATGGCTCTGGGAATGGGAGCCAGTTTGAGACGCTTGTCGATTCAGAAGCCACCGGCAATGGGGGCAACTTGACAGTAGAAACAGGCCGGTTAATTCTCTCGGATGGAGCGGTTATAACATCTGAAACGATAGGCAGTGGCAATGCTGGAGACTTGACGATTATTGCCGGCCAATTAACAATCTCGGATGGCTCACAAATCAGTGTCAGTGGTCAAGGAGAGTTCTCACCGGGTACGCTTACTGTCATGGCAGACACAATCCTGCTCGATAATCAAGCAAGCCTGGTTGCTGAAACTGGATCGGGCAGTCAAGGCGACATCAATGTTTCCACAAATTTGCTAATCCTGCGCCGCAATAGCAGCATCACCACCAACGCCACCGGCACCGCTATCGGCGGCAATATCACCCTCGACACCGATGTGATCGCGGCCCTAGAAAATAGTGATATCAGCGCTAATTCCGAGCAATCTCAGGGGGGTACAGTGACGATTGACGCTCAAAGTATCTTCGGAACCGAATTCCGAGAACAAGCAAGCGATGCCACCAGCGACATCACGGCTACGGGTGCAGATTCTTCGCTCAGTGGCACCGTTAGTATCAACACTCCCGAAGTTGATCCCACTTCAGGATTATTGAAATTACCTGAAGCGCCGGTTGATGCGACGCGCTTGATAGCTTCCACCTGCCAGCAGGATAAGGAACAAAGCGAATTCACCGTCACCGGCAGAGGGGGTTTGCCGCCGAATCCTTATGAAGCAATTGCGGATGAAGCGACTTGGATTGATTTAAGACCGGCTCTAGGGCAGTTCTCAAACCGGGGAGAATCAGACAATTCCTCGCTCACTGCTGCGCCCAACAAGGTTGCCTCAACTCTTAATCCTCAACTTACTGAAGCACAAGGATGGATAATAAATTCCAAAGGGCAAGTGGAACTCATCGCACAGGTGCCGGCAACCACTCCTCAAAATCCCCGATTCATCCCACAGCAATGCCATGACCAATAA